The genomic window AATCTATGAACataaattcactttaaaaaaaacaacggAAATGCATTGTAGGAGGCTTTATCTTTTAATTTGATGGCTAGacattatttttctgaatttagtCAACTCTAACATATATCTATTACTGAAAACTCACAATcaattttgaggtttgcaaagttctttacacatATTATGCCAACAGCTTGTCTTCAGTGTTGGGGAAAGGCAGGGAGAGGTGACAGCAGTCCTGGGGAAATTGCCAACAACTTGTTCATGCCATCATTCTTTTCCACGAGAAAGTGACATTTGGCTGTTTGGGAAGTGGTCTGTCTTGATTGCATTTTCCTTTGCCATCATCCCCAGCCCTGTGTGTTCAGTAGTACCCAATCTTGTACTTGGTGCAACTTAGCTCAGTATGACTGGAGGCAAGAAAAGGGCCCTGATGTGTCTTACAtagagaaataaagtgatggATAGATCGTCCCACCACAGACTCAAcatccaggtttcctgactctgtCCGTTATCTCTTAAGTTCTCTTCACCTTCTATCAGATTTTAGTTAGAACAGTCTTGAAACCAAATCAGATGTAATAGATGgcctttatttttcctcctttttcttctgtaCTCCATATACTCGGGGATAGGGGTGGGGCAGTTATAATTCATAATATCCCAGAATTTGAGCTAGAGGAAATGAAAGTCTCTACTACCTCTCCTTTTGTCCAGTGAATATGTCCTGGAATTTATCTGTAGTCCTGAGTCATTCATCCTTTTGCTGAGGACAGAGGGACATGGGGTACTGTGGTCTAGATTGGTTTACAGAGCTCTAGCTAAAATATATTTGCAACTGAGGCCCACCCCTTAGACATGAGTGATcgctctatctatctacctgaaGGTTTGgtgacaactttttaaaaagtgtttccaGCTGTCCCAGCTCTTGGACCTCTGTGAAAATTGTTTGTCTCAATAGTCTTAACTAAGGTCTCCTGAAGGCCAGTGAGACCACTACCTAGGACCAATTTAAATATATTCCTGGATAGTTTCCTTCCTCCTgtgtcatctgtgaaatgggtttGCTTGTGAAGGGGTCAAGTAATAGAATGTTTTTTGTCCTAGGTAGGCTCCCTATTTCACTTCCTCATTCTTTCACCTTGTGGGCCCTATTACCTTTCCTGTCacccctctcctcacccccacccccagcccagaCAAGGCTGTACTTCAGTATGAATGGGGTCTAGAAGGAGAAAAGGTATAATTCCCCCTTGATTGCTCTAGCGAACTGATTTACACTTTGCCTGTTAAGTTCTAAATAATTTCAGCAATTGTGACAATTCAGAAAATAGGGAAACCACCTTTCTGGGAACCCTCATCTGACATAtagattctttccttctccctgaatgtttttttttcccttctggaatTTCACTACACTGTCTTTTTATGAGGCTTGTTAAATCTTTAATGTTGCCCAGTTGTGCAGCTGGCTTAAGATTTAATCCCTGTCAATAGGTCTTTATGGGATAAATAGTTAATCATTCATCCAGTAGCATGGAGAGGATTCCCTGAGGTTGGTAGTTCTTAGAATCCTCAGTAGAAAATGGAGTGTTTATAGCTTGATTGGACTCCTGCCTTGAGCAGCAGATGCCTGAGACTGGGGCTGTACTCCAATGCTAATTAGTGATAGAGATAAACTTCAACCATATTTGTAGGTTAAAAAAATTTCTCCTCCATGGGGCAGTAGGGAAAGGTAATACGATCGTGTTTACAACACAGGAACCAAGATTAGCAAAAGTTTGACGATGACGTGGTCCTCCAGATTCTCCTTTTGACAAAGTATTAGAACTCccaataagggcagctaggtgatacagtagatagagcaccagggcaggagtcaggaggacctgagtacacatctcacctcagacacttgacattcattagctgcgtgaccttgggcaagtcacttaaccccaattgcctcatcctgggtcatctccagtcgtcctgatgaataatatctggtcactggattcagatggttctggaggagaagtgaggctggtgacctgcacagccctccctcactcaaaacaaagtcaagtgcaagtcatgtcatcatttctctaatggcatggtcttctttggcaatgaaggatgaacacacacagaacTCCCAATATTGCAGTCTCCTTGATGAGATCTAGGACTGCTCAGGAGAGTTTGGGTTAACCATCCACAtgggaaaaatcaagtggatgaagaatgcctatagGCCAAACTATGACATGCAGTCAGATCGACAATCTGTAGAGCTTTTTCATCAATATGTGGCAGATGGGTAATGAATTGAGCCCAGAATTTTAAAAGGAGActtttgggaaattgcaaaaGTCTTTTAATGACCTAAACTTTTTTCTGGAATAAAGAGACTCTGATACCACATGGTGTTTTCTAGGTTTCAAAAACATAATGATTTGAATCTGGGAAGAATTTGAAGAGGACTGAGGCTTACTTGTTGTGAAGACTCAACCCTCTTTATTTTCCtggcattttttttcaaaagtaaattttattgatatcttttttggTTTtaacatcacctacatttcccaatgtatcCCTTTCCCCAACTCCCACAGAATCATCCCTTATAgtaaagaataaaagagagagaaaaaaagagttaaatCAACCAAGTAAAAACAGCTAACATATGTGGTATTTCACAGCTATAgttctcccacctctgcaaagaagggatcGACTATGGAGCCAAATTTAGCCAATATCATTTCAAAGTACTCAGTTTCAAATGTTTTGTTCAAGTTCTTTCCACTTACTACATTGTAGTGTAGTCATCATGAATAtagttttcttggctctacttacTTCATCTTTCActggttcatgtaagtcttcctatgcttctatattcatcatattcaccatttcttacagcacagtaagaTTTCATTACATTCCTGGACTGCAGCTTCTTTAGCCAAACCTCTTGACAGCTGCAGGAGTTCAGTGACCAAACTTTGGAAGCTACCACAGAGTAGAAATGGAGTCCAGATCCTTGACCATTCATAATTCTGCCTTGAAGATGGAGGGCCTATGGACTGGTATTACCTTGAACTCATCTACTAAAAAATGCGGGTGAAAATACTTTGTGCAGATATCGCGTTGCCTCCCAAATGATTATTTCACTCTAGGGTTGAAAGCACCTTCTTTCATCCTTCTCTGATAATACCGTAATGCTCTAATGCCCCTCAATAACTGCCCCCAATACATTCAGTTTTCCCTTACCTCTCACTCTGTCTTTCTCATTTCagatctttcctgatccttcaGACTTTGACCGCTACTGCAAACTGAAGGACCGTCTGCCTTCCATTGTGGTGGAGCCCAcagagggagaagtagaaagTGGGGAGCTCAGATGGCCCCCAGAGGAGTTCTTGGTCCAAGAAGAAGAGCAAGAAACCAGTAAAGAAACagagaatgagaagaaggagCAGTAAATCTATTGAGGGcacccaaagggggaaaaaaaatacatctgaactgtatttttttcccatcatgatggaaaatgagtGAGCCACAGTAGTTCTGAAAATGTCCAATGAGAGCTTCAATTTTGCACCTGCAAGATCACtgggttggttttcttttttttttctttttttttttttgatatgtatattttttttttttctgaaagaaatgTGTCCAGCAGCTGAGTCCTCAATGCAAAGATCAGTGAGGCCTTCTGAGAAAGGAAGTTACTTAGCTGGGGTTGGGGAAGCCTCTGCTGCTTTGAGATCGCTATCTGAACTCTGCATAGCTTGAGGAGTTGTGATATTCCAGGGGGGGTTGGTAAAAGGCAGAGCAAGTGAGGAACATTCTGAGGCAAGAAAACAgatgacagaaagaagagaaagtggaggttTTAAGAAAGCACTCAGCAAAGACCTACAGCCAGAAAGCATTCAGAGGGGACTAGCGCTGGCTCTGAAGTACATCTGTAGATAGAGTtgtcatctctctccctttttttttctcttttcccccttttgtttCTGTCCAGAGTGCGTTTCAGTGAGTTAacaaaggaggaggggaaacGACCACACTGGGAGCTCTCTAAATGGCCTGGGCAAAAAGAGCTTCCAGGCAAGCatgtgggcaagtcccttgatcACCTCTCCTCTCGCCTCCTTTTTTTACCCCCTGATGCCCCTGATCTCCACCTTCCTCTGACAGAGGACCTTTCCCAGTATCTATCTGTTTCTTGTTTTGTGAATGGGGAGGGCAAGACTTTCTGGGTCCATTTCCCAAAGTGTCCACCCCATTTTGATCTTGGTGCCCTGGCATTCCATGTTCCTTTATGGGATGTGGGATGGGATAAGAGAGCTACAGGATGGGTCCCTCTCCCTTCTCAGGATGAAAGGCACATGACagtcctcctctcttttcttgtcatTCTCAAAGTCTGAGCAGGAGGTTTGGGAATGCCTAGGCTCTCTTTCTTATAATTAACCCTTTCTTCCAAAGTCCCTGTGCCAGTCTCTGAGCTGAACCTTCTGTCTCCTCCCACCTGTTTGATTCTAACTAGTCTGACTAGCTAGGTCACTTACTGTTGGCTTTCAGCCTACTTTTCACCTTGaatatttcctctcctttttatgAGAAGTGGaggagtgaaaggaagagaaaccTTTATTCCCTGGCATTGTTTTTAGGTGGAAGCTGACTTTTCCTTCTGGTCATGAGGGAGGGCCAACGTAGCCTGGGACTTGGAAGGAGTAtgggttggggaaggaggaggaatgagTGGGGTGACACATGTGGTAGGTTGAGTGCCAGCAGTACTGTGACCAAGTTGGAAATTAGAGGGTGTCATGAGATACCTTGCAGCTTTCCAAGTTCTGGAGAGGtaggtattgtgtgtgtgtgtgtgtgtgtgtgtgtgtgtgtgtctgtctgtctgtctgtgtctgtgtgtgtgtgtgagtgtggtgGAAAGGGGAGAAGGCTTATCCTGGATTGTTCTGCTCTGAGGAAgtttcagaaaggaaaagatgtATTCAGAACTGTCTTCTCCTCTCAAA from Notamacropus eugenii isolate mMacEug1 chromosome 1, mMacEug1.pri_v2, whole genome shotgun sequence includes these protein-coding regions:
- the LBH gene encoding protein LBH, which translates into the protein MSVYFPIHCPDYLRSADMTEVMMSTPSMDEIGLNTRKDGISYQIFPDPSDFDRYCKLKDRLPSIVVEPTEGEVESGELRWPPEEFLVQEEEQETSKETENEKKEQ